The Halobacteriovoraceae bacterium genome contains a region encoding:
- a CDS encoding toxin HicA: protein MDIEKALDALKSPKNVKFKDLLKICEEFFEIRNIKGSHHSFKTPWKGKPWINIQKDGPKAKKYQVEQVREALLKLKGILEENDGKNK from the coding sequence ATGGATATAGAAAAAGCATTGGACGCTTTAAAGAGTCCAAAAAACGTGAAATTCAAGGATCTTTTAAAAATTTGTGAAGAGTTTTTTGAGATAAGAAATATTAAAGGAAGTCACCACTCATTCAAGACTCCATGGAAAGGAAAACCTTGGATCAATATACAAAAAGATGGGCCTAAAGCAAAAAAATATCAAGTGGAACAGGTGAGAGAGGCCCTTTTAAAATTAAAAGGCATCTTGGAGGAAAATGATGGAAAAAATAAATAA
- a CDS encoding LysM peptidoglycan-binding domain-containing protein has product MIEVRPSSFYKIYEVQPGDTLSQIITDHFSYDDLPHSPNLNWSEINYLIDIVLHNNPHIKDPNRIQPWQMIDLATYKKKHSEIYTSAHHALMKSIFRHIPIGMSHIISRNQGSLDLFGLFVSGSVAASDSVIGQYLKAVKRFTDFVNNGGYKFKGSSNNLAAMLQDVWDKGPIKKEISAMNDLIIAQIKGLNYKGYINPLKKHLVFPNTFSPKKAILYTENAVKHLGKAKAASIGTGFMIESIIGLYKVSHAENNRVKVAFEQAGGILFGAAAAKFAAYGVCTYSLRLYTASTSSFVCEFGVSFIAGALGSYTGGLLGGGTSDLIYKPDEPVTKDKLY; this is encoded by the coding sequence ATGATCGAAGTGAGACCAAGTAGTTTTTATAAAATTTATGAGGTTCAGCCTGGAGATACCTTATCTCAAATTATCACAGATCACTTTTCGTATGATGACTTGCCTCATAGTCCGAATCTTAATTGGTCTGAAATAAATTATCTCATAGATATTGTACTTCATAATAATCCTCATATAAAAGATCCTAATAGAATACAGCCATGGCAAATGATAGATCTTGCTACATATAAGAAAAAACACTCTGAAATTTATACCAGTGCTCATCACGCATTAATGAAGAGTATATTTAGACATATACCAATAGGGATGTCACATATTATAAGCAGAAATCAAGGGTCTCTCGATCTTTTTGGACTCTTTGTTTCTGGGTCAGTTGCTGCATCAGATAGCGTAATTGGACAATATCTAAAAGCGGTTAAAAGGTTTACAGACTTTGTAAATAATGGAGGCTATAAATTTAAAGGTTCTAGCAATAATTTAGCAGCAATGCTTCAGGATGTTTGGGATAAGGGGCCAATCAAGAAAGAAATAAGTGCTATGAATGATCTCATTATAGCACAAATAAAAGGGTTGAATTATAAAGGATATATTAATCCTTTAAAGAAACACTTGGTTTTTCCAAACACATTTTCACCAAAAAAGGCAATATTATATACAGAAAATGCTGTAAAACATCTTGGAAAAGCAAAAGCGGCATCGATTGGAACAGGGTTCATGATTGAATCTATTATTGGCCTATACAAAGTTTCTCATGCAGAAAATAATAGGGTTAAGGTTGCTTTTGAGCAGGCTGGTGGAATTCTGTTTGGGGCAGCAGCAGCTAAATTTGCAGCTTATGGTGTCTGTACATATTCACTTAGATTATATACTGCGAGCACTAGTTCTTTCGTTTGTGAATTTGGTGTTTCTTTTATTGCTGGTGCGTTAGGAAGCTACACTGGGGGTCTTTTAGGCGGCGGGACATCAGATCTGATATACAAACCTGATGAGCCTGTAACAAAGGATAAACTATATTGA
- a CDS encoding type II toxin-antitoxin system RelE/ParE family toxin has protein sequence MKIREYLNKKGNSPFQKWYKGLDKSEQTKIDARLTRIKLMDNIGDYKPLKGGLFELRFIHRSGIRVYFTFEGKELIILFAGGKKGSQERDIEKARDYLSDYLQSGGNKNGQ, from the coding sequence ATGAAGATCAGGGAATATCTTAACAAGAAAGGAAATTCACCCTTTCAGAAATGGTATAAAGGACTCGATAAGTCCGAGCAAACGAAAATAGATGCTAGATTGACCAGAATAAAACTGATGGATAATATTGGAGACTATAAACCCTTAAAAGGTGGTCTTTTTGAGCTTAGATTCATCCATCGTTCTGGAATCAGAGTCTATTTCACTTTTGAAGGCAAAGAGCTGATCATTCTTTTTGCTGGTGGAAAGAAGGGATCTCAGGAAAGAGATATTGAAAAAGCTCGTGATTATTTAAGTGATTACTTGCAAAGCGGAGGTAATAAAAATGGCCAATAG
- a CDS encoding tyrosine-type recombinase/integrase, producing the protein MDNLIILDSENSVVKKQKTDLATTVSTFLKNFLSENTRCAYTTDFYDFAAFLEVRNIRLNGPHEITKDHVIDYRDSIINHYAPNTVHRKLSSLSSLFKELINAKLMDENPALGVKRPKAKSIRPKTGLSDSELESICEFYDGVTTQSLQNKTILTFLAYTGCRISEVVNVRVCDIRTENDIKVVIIKGKGSKIRKIPLHPKLWSTLKELMRRREKIEDDYIFTAVKKRLDSPIRRESVHEMLKKTLLALDMDIDKTLHSFRRGVISNLLENGHRIESVAEVSGHSNINTTKGYLVREEKIEDNPLLSLNFKKS; encoded by the coding sequence ATGGATAATTTGATCATTTTGGATTCAGAAAATTCAGTTGTTAAAAAGCAAAAAACGGACCTGGCCACTACAGTATCTACCTTTTTAAAAAACTTTCTCTCTGAAAATACACGTTGTGCCTACACCACAGATTTTTACGATTTTGCGGCCTTTTTAGAAGTTAGGAATATTCGGTTAAATGGCCCACATGAAATAACGAAAGACCACGTAATTGACTATAGAGATTCAATTATTAATCATTATGCCCCAAACACTGTCCACAGAAAACTCTCTAGTCTATCTTCACTTTTTAAAGAACTCATAAATGCCAAGCTTATGGATGAAAACCCGGCATTAGGGGTTAAGAGGCCAAAGGCGAAATCAATTAGGCCAAAAACTGGGCTAAGTGATTCTGAGCTAGAAAGCATCTGTGAATTTTATGATGGTGTAACCACGCAGTCTTTACAAAATAAAACGATTCTTACGTTCTTGGCCTACACTGGATGCAGAATAAGTGAAGTCGTTAATGTGCGCGTATGTGACATACGAACAGAAAATGACATAAAAGTAGTCATTATTAAAGGCAAGGGTTCAAAAATAAGAAAAATTCCACTCCACCCTAAGCTTTGGAGTACATTAAAAGAATTAATGAGAAGACGAGAAAAAATTGAAGATGATTATATTTTTACGGCCGTCAAAAAAAGGCTGGACTCCCCTATCAGACGTGAATCTGTCCACGAAATGCTTAAAAAGACTCTCTTGGCCCTAGATATGGATATTGATAAGACATTACATTCGTTTCGCAGAGGGGTGATTTCAAACCTTTTGGAAAATGGTCACAGGATTGAGTCTGTTGCTGAAGTTTCTGGGCATTCGAACATTAATACCACTAAGGGTTATCTGGTGCGAGAAGAAAAAATCGAAGATAACCCCCTACTCTCGCTGAATTTTAAGAAATCTTAG
- a CDS encoding toxin-antitoxin system HicB family antitoxin has product MEKINNYITKYSYQIEYDPEDKIYIARSAEIPSVLAHGKTQEKALKEIKVALKNILEQMKEDGEKIPEPFNLLKFSGEFRVRMPPEKHRKIAMEANLQGISMNQYVVNKL; this is encoded by the coding sequence ATGGAAAAAATAAATAATTATATTACTAAGTACTCCTATCAAATTGAGTATGATCCAGAAGATAAAATCTATATTGCGAGATCAGCTGAAATCCCTTCAGTTTTAGCTCATGGTAAAACTCAAGAAAAAGCACTCAAAGAAATTAAAGTTGCTCTCAAGAATATTCTTGAGCAAATGAAAGAAGACGGTGAAAAAATTCCAGAACCATTTAATCTTTTGAAATTCTCTGGAGAATTCAGAGTGAGAATGCCTCCTGAAAAACACAGAAAGATTGCTATGGAAGCTAATCTTCAGGGAATTTCAATGAATCAATACGTAGTAAATAAGTTGTAA